A single window of Culicoides brevitarsis isolate CSIRO-B50_1 chromosome 3, AGI_CSIRO_Cbre_v1, whole genome shotgun sequence DNA harbors:
- the LOC134833858 gene encoding hematopoietically-expressed homeobox protein hhex-like, translating into MDDKEFHSNLMKVPSRVLEEYFFGNHFQHPYLLATSCSKRKGGQVRFTPQQTQNLEKRFSLNKYLSPEERRNLAKQLRLSDRQVKTWFQNRRAKFRRAISSTRQVDNDSPTNEEATSSSNLLSYRHVLDYSTSMKPQTICNNRSSSSLEHLHDIDVEDENDDENASRDTSQTYRSKSSRYETYGMDK; encoded by the exons ATGGATGATAAAGAATTTCACTCGAATCTGatgaaag tgcCATCACGCGTTTTAGAAGAATACTTCTTTGGAAACCACTTTCAACATCCATATTTGTTGGCGACGAGTTGTAGCAAACGAAAAGGAGGTCAAGTGAGATTTACGCCgcaacaaacacaaaatttggaaaaaagattttccttaaataaatatttgtcaccCGAAGAAAGGAGAAATCTCGCAAAGCAATTGAGGTTAAGTGATCGAcaa GTTAAAACTTGGTTCCAAAATCGTCGTGCAAAATTCCGTCGGGCAATTTCCTCAACAAGACAAGTTGATAACGATTCTCCAACGAATGAAGAAGCAACCTCGTCTTCCAATCTTCTCAGCTACAGACACGTTTTGGATTACTCAACCTCCATGAAACCGCAGACAATTTGTAACAATCGATCGTCTTCAAGTCTGGAACATTTGCATGACATCGATGTCGAAGATGAAAATGATGACGAAAATGCTTCGAGAGATACATCACAGACATATCGGAGCAAAAGCAGTCGATATGAAACATATGGAATGgataagtga
- the LOC134833861 gene encoding doublesex- and mab-3-related transcription factor A2, which produces MGKSRVPKGNKLSMALNAYGNNPRVPKCARCRNHGIISGLRGHKKNCSYRNCRCAKCSLIFERQRIMAQQVALKRQQAVEDAIALRLVNENGTHLEQLPPGKIYGMTVTEPCASPNKSPSPNIVENDSKKNSEQAQVSQNAIDMLAQLFPHRKRSVLELILKRCDSDLIRAIEQCSKPQTTSASSAFRPPAPSSQQIHPDATSVPPYTPPSFVYYPKWLFPVTMNLPNLAPRCQIPHCTCIASSSPVFAHQTLSP; this is translated from the exons atgggaaaatctCGCGTTccaaaaggaaataaattgtCAATGGCTTTAAATGCCTACGGGAATAATCCGCGAGTGCCAAAGTGTGCAAGATGTAGAAATCATGGAATTATCTCCGGATTGAGGGGacataagaaaaattgttcctACAGAAATTGTCGATGTGCAAAATGTTCGCTTATTTTTGAGCGTCAAAGGATTATGGCTCagcag gTTGCCCTCAAGCGTCAACAAGCGGTCGAAGATGCAATCGCTCTTCGTTTGGTCAATGAGAACGGAACACATTTGGAGCAACTGCCTCCcggaaaaatttatggaatgaCAGTGACAGAACCTTGTGCTTCTCCCAATAAATCTCCATCGCCCAATATCGTCGAGAatgattcaaagaaaaattcggAACAAGCTCAAGTTTCTCAAAATGCGATTGATATGTTAGCTCAACTCTTTCCGCATCGCAAACGGAGCGTGCTTGAACTCATTCTCAAACGTTGCGATTCTGACTTGATTCGAGCGATTGAACAATGCAGCAAACCCCAAACAACTTCAGCTTCTTCGGCATTTAGACCACCCGCACCATCGTCGCAGCAg atcCATCCTGATGCCACGTCAGTTCCTCCATACACTCCTCCGTCATTCGTTTATTATCCGAAATGGTTGTTTCCTGTAACCATGAATTTACCAAATTTAGCTCCAAg ATGTCAAATTCCACACTGCACTTGCATTGCAAGTTCGTCGCCAGTATTTGCTCATCAAACATTGAGTccgtaa